From Rhodoferax sp. AJA081-3, the proteins below share one genomic window:
- a CDS encoding LysE family translocator, producing MTLSTWWLFILMTFVVSATPGPNMLMVMSVSAKHGVRASVVAMLGCMTALLAMMSISAAGLGAVLQTSPQVFEALRLAGAAYLAYLGIKVWRSPVQDQTAAETSPVVMPALNTGAIYRQAFLVAASNPKAILFAAAFFPQFIHADAPQFPQFAILLATFTVIEVGWYMVYAVSGKRLSVYLQRANVMRAFNRLTGGVFIGFAALMATARE from the coding sequence ATGACCCTCAGCACCTGGTGGCTCTTTATCCTGATGACATTTGTAGTCTCCGCCACGCCTGGCCCCAATATGCTGATGGTGATGAGTGTCAGCGCCAAACATGGCGTGCGTGCATCGGTGGTCGCCATGCTGGGCTGCATGACCGCCTTGCTAGCGATGATGAGCATTTCTGCTGCTGGTCTGGGTGCGGTCTTGCAGACCTCGCCCCAGGTGTTCGAGGCATTGCGCTTGGCCGGTGCCGCCTACCTGGCTTACCTGGGCATCAAGGTGTGGCGCTCGCCAGTGCAGGACCAGACCGCCGCCGAAACATCGCCCGTCGTCATGCCTGCTTTGAATACCGGCGCCATCTACCGCCAGGCCTTTCTGGTGGCCGCCAGCAACCCCAAGGCCATCCTGTTTGCCGCGGCATTTTTTCCGCAGTTCATCCACGCGGATGCGCCCCAGTTTCCGCAGTTCGCTATTCTGCTGGCCACGTTCACGGTGATCGAAGTGGGCTGGTACATGGTTTACGCGGTCAGCGGCAAGCGCTTGTCGGTCTACCTGCAGCGCGCCAACGTGATGCGTGCCTTCAACCGGCTGACCGGCGGTGTATTCATCGGGTTTGCCGCGCTGATGGCCACCGCCCGTGAGTAA
- a CDS encoding fasciclin domain-containing protein, with protein sequence MASRTTTRTLASFSLALIMSAVSVAAMADVMVGGAPMLASKDIIDNAVNSKDHTTLVAAVKAAGLVETLKGPGPFTVFAPTNAAFSALPAGTVETLLKPDNKGTLTTILTYHVVAGKWDAAAISKMIMDGKGMATIKTVSGGTLTAKASGSKVMVTDEKGGTATVTIADVYQSNGVIHVIDKVLLPK encoded by the coding sequence ATGGCATCCCGTACTACTACCCGCACACTCGCATCCTTCAGCCTGGCCCTCATCATGTCTGCCGTGTCCGTGGCCGCCATGGCCGACGTCATGGTGGGTGGTGCACCCATGCTGGCGTCCAAAGACATCATCGACAACGCCGTCAACTCCAAGGACCACACCACGCTGGTGGCTGCGGTCAAGGCGGCTGGCTTGGTCGAGACGCTCAAGGGCCCTGGCCCCTTCACCGTGTTTGCGCCCACCAATGCGGCCTTTTCCGCGCTGCCCGCCGGCACCGTGGAGACGCTGCTCAAGCCCGACAACAAAGGCACGCTGACTACCATACTGACCTACCACGTGGTGGCCGGCAAGTGGGACGCAGCGGCCATCAGCAAAATGATCATGGATGGCAAAGGCATGGCCACCATCAAGACCGTGAGCGGCGGCACGCTGACCGCCAAGGCCAGCGGCTCCAAAGTCATGGTGACCGATGAAAAAGGTGGCACCGCCACTGTGACTATTGCCGATGTTTACCAGTCCAACGGCGTGATCCACGTCATCGACAAGGTGCTGTTGCCCAAGTAA
- a CDS encoding MYG1 family protein, whose translation MTAHTTPTIATHSGSFHADDVFGVGILMGVFPSHTLVRTRKQELIDAADFAVDVGGSWNVATGRFDHHQRGFDGARPTQDVDGQTVPGVGYASAGLLWAAFGAAYVAAWAKNHGHSLSPEATAEVVRSIDHSLVQYLDIVDTGKGDVSPGIFGLSSLIAQLNTHWMEEQGLDGTAKAQLQEERFREAITITRKFLDHAISKKVAQIRAMDTVRNAPRLLGGRVLHLSEGGMPWTHVVLHEMPEVVFVIYPDSDGDQYQIKTVPVEAGSFTAKLDLPRSWAGLRDQELAAVTGVADSVFCHLNVFIAGARSFEGAVKLAELALA comes from the coding sequence ATGACTGCACACACCACCCCCACCATCGCCACGCACAGTGGCAGCTTCCACGCCGACGACGTTTTCGGCGTTGGCATTCTGATGGGGGTTTTCCCATCACACACCTTGGTGCGCACACGCAAACAAGAGCTGATTGACGCTGCCGATTTCGCAGTGGATGTGGGCGGCAGCTGGAACGTTGCCACTGGCCGTTTTGACCACCACCAGCGCGGCTTTGACGGTGCACGGCCCACACAGGACGTGGACGGGCAAACAGTACCCGGTGTGGGCTACGCCAGCGCTGGACTGTTGTGGGCTGCATTTGGCGCCGCCTATGTTGCCGCCTGGGCCAAAAACCACGGCCACAGCCTGAGCCCCGAGGCTACCGCGGAAGTGGTCCGCTCCATAGACCATTCGCTGGTGCAGTACCTGGACATTGTGGACACCGGCAAGGGCGACGTGTCGCCCGGCATCTTTGGCCTGTCGTCACTGATTGCCCAGCTCAACACGCATTGGATGGAAGAGCAGGGCCTGGACGGCACGGCCAAGGCCCAGTTGCAGGAGGAGCGCTTTCGCGAGGCCATCACCATCACGCGCAAGTTTCTGGACCATGCCATCAGCAAAAAGGTGGCGCAGATCCGCGCCATGGACACGGTACGCAACGCGCCGCGCCTGCTGGGCGGCCGTGTGCTGCATCTGAGCGAAGGTGGCATGCCGTGGACCCACGTGGTGCTGCACGAGATGCCCGAAGTGGTGTTTGTGATCTACCCGGACTCGGACGGCGACCAGTACCAGATCAAGACCGTGCCCGTGGAAGCCGGCTCTTTCACCGCCAAGCTGGACCTGCCCCGCAGCTGGGCCGGCCTGCGCGACCAGGAGCTGGCCGCCGTGACCGGCGTGGCCGACAGTGTTTTCTGCCACCTGAATGTGTTTATTGCCGGGGCGCGCAGCTTTGAAGGCGCGGTGAAACTGGCCGAACTGGCACTGGCATAG
- a CDS encoding tRNA-uridine aminocarboxypropyltransferase: MTRSVRPICPRCQRPQSTCICRFATPTPHASAVLILQHPLEEHHAKNSARLLHLSLQQSRMAVGEVFDDTALQVLMPEPRYTVLLYPPSAYEGHATPAALDTTQLLDPSLVRLVVLDATWRKSRKMLHLSPALQRLPRLALKEVPEGRYAIRKAHLPGQLSTLEATCAALAQLEGNSAKWQALLDAFDGFVAQQRGFMENRPLAPEKSH; the protein is encoded by the coding sequence ATGACCAGATCCGTTCGCCCCATTTGCCCCCGCTGCCAGCGCCCGCAATCCACCTGCATCTGCCGCTTCGCAACACCCACGCCCCATGCCTCCGCGGTGCTGATCTTGCAGCACCCGCTGGAAGAGCACCACGCCAAGAACAGTGCACGCCTGCTGCATCTGAGCTTGCAGCAGAGCCGCATGGCGGTGGGTGAAGTGTTTGACGACACGGCATTGCAAGTGCTGATGCCCGAGCCGCGCTACACCGTGCTGCTGTACCCGCCTTCCGCGTACGAGGGCCACGCGACTCCGGCGGCGCTGGACACCACACAACTGCTGGATCCATCGCTGGTCCGTCTGGTTGTGCTGGACGCCACCTGGCGCAAGAGCCGCAAGATGCTGCACCTAAGCCCTGCGCTTCAACGCTTGCCACGGTTGGCACTGAAGGAAGTGCCTGAGGGCCGGTACGCGATCCGCAAGGCACACCTGCCGGGGCAACTGTCTACGTTAGAGGCCACCTGTGCAGCGCTGGCGCAGCTGGAAGGCAACAGCGCCAAGTGGCAAGCCTTGCTGGATGCGTTTGACGGATTTGTGGCCCAGCAGAGGGGGTTTATGGAAAATCGCCCTCTAGCCCCTGAAAAATCTCACTAG
- a CDS encoding sensor domain-containing diguanylate cyclase has protein sequence MAYSSGSAASSTTRGQRLTILKLAGAILIGFLLLGSWLVLDLQRGYDKVLADTSYRAMQRAQIIGQAFRTEVLAADYVLRDVLGRFQEADLVYPDPDADHARRMTMLLKEKADTVPDFFSMVIFNRDCVFAVTPTGKNTGVQSKAELCTARKLHDGPGPMASYVSGKSSASGRSVLVLSRHLRSASGDFLGGVMGVIELDRAQRRFDALSMEHGDSVALLDEGQVLLARRPQLPDLLEKRVASPAFSAELQTQASAGTVAAQADVDGHERLFGFSKIDGFPFVIAYGFDKTLALREWQRRAAELGVGYFVLLVLAVFAARAHWVTLRQRDALMASETALQELATRDGLTGLYNRRFLDAVLSREIARSEREKQQLAIIMLDVDHFKKVNDQYGHAAGDEVLKALAALLKTGARESDLICRYGGEEFVAVMPDMSAEQAVVRAESWRKQLEDLTLVVGEFRIKTTVSAGIAVFPDHGTSPDRLLNLADEMPYQSKNTGRNRTSLAPTA, from the coding sequence ATGGCATATTCCAGTGGTTCCGCAGCGTCTTCTACGACCCGGGGGCAGCGGCTGACCATCTTGAAGCTAGCGGGCGCTATCTTGATCGGCTTCCTGCTGTTGGGCAGCTGGCTGGTACTCGACTTGCAGCGCGGTTACGACAAAGTCCTTGCCGACACCTCTTACCGGGCCATGCAACGGGCCCAGATCATCGGTCAGGCCTTCCGCACCGAAGTGCTGGCTGCCGACTATGTACTGCGCGATGTGCTGGGGCGCTTTCAGGAGGCGGATCTGGTGTACCCGGACCCCGATGCGGACCATGCGCGGCGCATGACGATGCTCCTGAAGGAAAAGGCAGACACCGTGCCGGACTTCTTCAGCATGGTGATCTTCAACCGCGACTGTGTTTTCGCGGTAACACCTACAGGCAAGAACACGGGTGTTCAGTCGAAGGCCGAGTTGTGCACGGCCCGCAAGCTGCATGACGGGCCTGGCCCCATGGCCAGCTACGTTTCAGGCAAAAGCTCAGCATCGGGACGCTCGGTGCTGGTGTTATCGCGCCACCTCAGGTCCGCTTCGGGAGATTTTTTGGGCGGCGTGATGGGTGTTATCGAGCTGGACCGGGCGCAGCGCCGGTTCGATGCACTCAGTATGGAGCACGGGGACTCTGTTGCACTATTGGATGAAGGGCAGGTACTCCTTGCGCGGCGTCCCCAGTTGCCCGATTTGCTTGAGAAGCGCGTAGCGTCCCCTGCATTTTCCGCAGAATTGCAGACACAGGCCTCTGCAGGCACAGTTGCAGCCCAAGCCGATGTAGATGGACACGAGCGCTTGTTCGGGTTCAGCAAAATCGACGGTTTCCCTTTCGTGATCGCCTACGGTTTTGATAAAACCCTGGCATTGCGCGAATGGCAGCGGCGCGCGGCGGAGCTTGGTGTCGGCTATTTTGTCTTGCTGGTGTTAGCAGTCTTTGCTGCCCGGGCGCACTGGGTCACGCTGCGTCAGCGTGACGCGCTGATGGCCAGCGAGACCGCCTTGCAGGAACTCGCCACACGAGATGGACTAACCGGTCTCTACAACCGCCGGTTCCTCGATGCCGTGTTGTCGCGTGAAATTGCCCGATCAGAACGTGAAAAGCAACAGCTGGCCATCATCATGCTCGATGTGGACCACTTCAAAAAGGTGAACGACCAATACGGGCATGCAGCGGGCGATGAAGTCTTGAAAGCCCTGGCAGCATTGCTCAAAACGGGCGCCCGTGAAAGTGATCTGATCTGCCGTTATGGCGGAGAAGAGTTTGTCGCGGTTATGCCCGACATGTCCGCAGAACAAGCCGTGGTGCGGGCAGAATCTTGGCGCAAACAACTGGAAGATTTGACACTGGTAGTGGGAGAGTTCCGCATCAAGACAACCGTGTCAGCCGGTATTGCAGTGTTCCCCGACCATGGCACCAGCCCGGATCGTCTGCTGAACCTGGCCGATGAAATGCCGTACCAGTCCAAGAATACTGGTCGGAACCGCACTTCATTAGCGCCGACCGCGTAG
- a CDS encoding LysR family transcriptional regulator: protein MTKDPHDNGIDWELYRSYLNVIKEGSLSGAARAMGIAQPTVGRHIEALEKSLGVVLFTRSQLGLLPTEAALELQSFVQAMGSSAAALRRAAESHGAGIRGTVRVTASEVIGVEVLPPIVAELQRAHPDLKVELVLTNRVQDLLKREADIAVRMTQPKQELLIARRVGVVKLGLHAHTRYLQTRGTPTSLTDLAQHALIGFDEETPFVRAATKAFPVWNRDAFAVRTDSDLAQLALIRAGSGIGICQVALAARNPDLVHLLPGSTPLALETWLTMHEDLRNSPRCKVAFDALLVGLQAYMAA, encoded by the coding sequence ATGACCAAAGACCCGCACGACAACGGCATTGACTGGGAGCTCTACCGCTCGTATCTCAACGTGATCAAGGAGGGCTCGCTCTCGGGCGCCGCCCGCGCCATGGGCATTGCACAACCCACGGTGGGGCGCCACATTGAAGCACTGGAGAAGTCACTGGGGGTGGTGCTGTTCACCCGTTCCCAACTGGGGCTGCTGCCTACCGAGGCGGCGCTGGAGCTACAAAGTTTTGTGCAGGCCATGGGCAGTTCTGCCGCTGCACTGCGGCGCGCCGCCGAGAGCCACGGTGCCGGTATCCGGGGCACGGTGCGCGTCACGGCCAGCGAAGTGATCGGTGTGGAAGTGTTGCCACCCATCGTTGCCGAACTGCAGCGCGCCCACCCCGATCTGAAGGTGGAGCTGGTGCTGACCAACCGCGTGCAGGACCTGCTCAAGCGCGAGGCCGATATTGCCGTGCGCATGACGCAACCCAAGCAAGAGCTGTTGATCGCCCGGCGTGTGGGCGTCGTAAAGCTGGGCTTGCACGCACACACACGCTATTTGCAAACGCGTGGCACTCCCACGTCGCTGACCGATCTGGCGCAGCATGCCCTGATTGGCTTTGACGAAGAGACACCATTTGTGCGTGCCGCTACCAAGGCCTTTCCGGTGTGGAACCGTGATGCCTTTGCCGTGCGCACCGACAGCGACCTGGCGCAACTGGCTCTGATCCGCGCCGGCAGTGGCATCGGCATTTGCCAGGTGGCATTGGCTGCACGCAACCCCGACCTGGTGCACCTGCTGCCCGGCAGCACTCCGCTGGCGCTGGAAACCTGGCTCACCATGCACGAGGACCTGCGCAACAGTCCGCGCTGCAAGGTGGCGTTTGATGCGCTGCTGGTGGGGCTGCAGGCCTACATGGCGGCATAG
- a CDS encoding SDR family oxidoreductase, which yields MDNSNSKTALAKTALVLGATGGIGGEVARQLRDAGWTVRALCRGGEQALERRDGMVWIRGDAMNRADVVSAASGCQVIVHAVNPPGYLRWAELVLPMLDNTIAAAQANDATIVLPGTVYNFGPSAFPLLREDSPQEPVTRKGAIRVELEQRLRTASDNGCQVIVVRAGDFFGPKVGNSWFSQGLVKPNLPVKAVQLPGAHGVGHQWSYLPDVARTMVALVQRRDTLEPFATFHMQGHWDADGTQMAAAICRVVTKRGGAKPAVRAFPWWMVALASPFVATLRELREMRYLWHVPLGMDNTKLVATLGYEPHTPLDEAVEAALEGMGCFAAEAAAAIKSGVVRIAAH from the coding sequence ATGGACAACAGCAACAGCAAAACAGCATTGGCCAAAACGGCGCTGGTACTCGGCGCAACCGGCGGCATCGGTGGAGAGGTAGCCCGGCAGCTGCGTGACGCAGGCTGGACGGTGCGGGCCCTCTGCCGCGGTGGTGAACAAGCCCTGGAGCGGCGCGACGGCATGGTGTGGATACGCGGCGACGCGATGAACCGCGCCGACGTGGTGTCTGCAGCCAGCGGCTGCCAGGTCATCGTGCATGCCGTCAACCCGCCCGGCTACCTGCGCTGGGCCGAGCTGGTGCTGCCCATGCTGGACAACACCATAGCCGCGGCCCAGGCCAACGACGCCACCATCGTGTTGCCCGGCACGGTCTACAACTTTGGCCCCAGCGCCTTCCCCTTGCTGCGCGAAGACTCGCCGCAAGAACCCGTGACCCGCAAGGGCGCGATTCGGGTCGAACTGGAACAACGCCTGCGCACGGCCAGCGACAACGGTTGCCAAGTGATCGTGGTACGCGCAGGCGATTTCTTTGGCCCCAAGGTCGGCAACAGCTGGTTCTCGCAAGGGCTGGTCAAACCGAACCTGCCGGTCAAGGCCGTGCAGCTGCCCGGCGCACACGGTGTGGGCCACCAATGGTCTTACCTGCCCGATGTGGCCCGCACCATGGTCGCGCTGGTGCAGCGCCGCGACACGCTGGAGCCGTTTGCCACCTTCCATATGCAGGGCCACTGGGATGCCGACGGCACCCAGATGGCGGCAGCCATTTGCCGCGTGGTCACCAAACGCGGCGGCGCCAAGCCCGCGGTGCGCGCATTCCCTTGGTGGATGGTCGCGCTGGCATCACCCTTTGTGGCGACCCTGCGGGAACTGCGCGAGATGCGGTATTTGTGGCATGTGCCGCTGGGCATGGACAACACCAAGCTGGTGGCGACGCTTGGGTATGAGCCGCACACACCACTGGACGAAGCGGTGGAGGCTGCGCTGGAAGGCATGGGTTGTTTTGCGGCTGAAGCCGCCGCCGCGATAAAGTCCGGCGTTGTGCGCATAGCCGCCCATTGA
- a CDS encoding DUF4287 domain-containing protein: MAATASEKIKGPASYFPSIEKTYGHPMDHWFGLVRQQQQSMKHMEIVNWLKAEHGMGHGHANAVVAFCLAKGKT; encoded by the coding sequence ATGGCAGCAACGGCATCCGAAAAAATCAAAGGCCCCGCGTCGTATTTCCCATCCATCGAGAAAACCTACGGCCACCCCATGGACCATTGGTTTGGCCTGGTGCGTCAACAGCAACAGAGCATGAAACACATGGAGATCGTGAACTGGCTCAAGGCGGAGCATGGCATGGGGCATGGGCATGCCAATGCGGTTGTGGCGTTTTGTTTGGCGAAGGGGAAGACCTGA
- a CDS encoding low molecular weight protein tyrosine phosphatase family protein has product MKRNVLFICSKNQWRSPTAEQLWRKHPTVSARSAGTSPNARHTVSAEDIQWANVIMVMEEKHKSRLKAEFTRLLDNKPIHVLDIPDEYKYMDPELVEMLEQSVNSILGLE; this is encoded by the coding sequence GTGAAGCGCAACGTGTTGTTCATCTGCAGCAAAAATCAATGGCGCAGCCCAACCGCTGAACAACTGTGGCGAAAGCACCCAACTGTCTCGGCGCGCTCAGCGGGGACAAGCCCCAACGCCCGCCACACAGTGTCTGCCGAGGACATCCAATGGGCCAACGTGATCATGGTCATGGAAGAAAAGCACAAATCCAGGCTCAAGGCCGAGTTCACCCGGCTGCTGGACAACAAGCCAATCCATGTTCTGGACATTCCAGATGAATACAAATACATGGACCCGGAGCTCGTCGAAATGCTGGAGCAATCCGTCAACAGTATTCTTGGGCTTGAGTAA
- a CDS encoding type II toxin-antitoxin system RelE/ParE family toxin: MKSKALIQRTLALGDTEQAIAHYLEQDAPTAALGFVDALERAYAHIGKHPATGSPRYAHELGIPELRSWSLHKYPYLVFYVEHEDHIDVWRVLHMKRDIPAWMVDGADNH, encoded by the coding sequence GTGAAGTCCAAGGCGCTGATTCAGCGCACGTTGGCACTGGGCGATACCGAGCAGGCCATTGCGCATTACTTAGAACAGGACGCGCCGACTGCTGCGCTTGGATTTGTGGACGCGCTGGAACGTGCCTACGCACACATCGGCAAGCACCCCGCAACGGGCTCACCGCGCTATGCGCATGAGTTGGGTATTCCTGAACTACGCTCCTGGTCTTTGCACAAATACCCGTACCTCGTGTTCTACGTAGAACATGAGGACCACATCGACGTTTGGCGGGTGCTGCATATGAAGCGCGATATTCCCGCCTGGATGGTTGATGGTGCAGACAACCACTAG
- a CDS encoding type II toxin-antitoxin system ParD family antitoxin, whose product MSTMNISLPEGLKEFVDTQVGSRGFGTSSEYVRELIRKDQDRQQLRGLLLAGAQSAPTAPVDANYFDTLRKRITSKKSK is encoded by the coding sequence ATGAGCACCATGAACATTTCCCTGCCCGAAGGCCTCAAGGAATTCGTTGATACGCAAGTTGGCTCGCGTGGCTTCGGAACCAGTAGCGAGTACGTGCGTGAACTGATCCGCAAAGATCAGGATCGGCAACAGCTGCGCGGTCTGTTACTTGCAGGTGCCCAATCTGCACCAACGGCACCTGTAGATGCCAACTACTTCGATACCCTGCGCAAGCGCATCACCAGCAAGAAATCCAAGTGA
- a CDS encoding helix-turn-helix domain-containing protein — MMTTLTPYRHPTTLSEVHALIAARESESLHLEFKASEALVRGKLDEISKDISAFANSDGGVIIYGIVENDHCAESVDEGLSNEDRNHKEWIENKIQSNVAPKLLGLRITEIALSESRFIYAVSVPASDRGPHQDRHTHRYYKRHNFKCAPMEDYEIRDVRNRQIALPPLISVRIDIVQGQLLQFCVENVGTYSATDVEFQFSERLKWEHGEPKPLSRGIKTLPPKRLLSFFYGVGVWLGTDKIVQDFSVEVSYFHQGEGKRLTETFHMDLQSLLGTLQESTALEQHAKRLEDALGKTTKTLDRIAHYLSGIENIANPSGMAISHSSLRGLAAIYNGDQTGWPLYEPSQCSWQVFQEVLEIDTNLATKLYQFFTWPNQEQKLKAIDGANEELLAKLQRHFRISPDVLD, encoded by the coding sequence ATGATGACAACGCTTACGCCCTACCGACATCCCACCACCTTATCCGAAGTACACGCCCTCATTGCAGCTCGTGAATCGGAGTCACTTCATCTTGAATTTAAGGCCAGCGAAGCACTCGTTAGAGGGAAGCTGGATGAAATATCAAAAGACATCTCTGCATTCGCAAACTCAGACGGCGGGGTCATCATTTACGGCATTGTTGAGAATGACCACTGCGCTGAAAGCGTTGATGAGGGCTTGTCGAATGAAGACCGCAATCACAAGGAATGGATAGAAAACAAAATTCAAAGCAATGTTGCCCCGAAACTGCTAGGCCTGCGAATAACCGAGATTGCCCTCTCTGAAAGCCGGTTCATCTACGCCGTTTCCGTGCCCGCAAGTGATCGAGGCCCACACCAGGACAGACACACTCATCGGTATTACAAACGACACAATTTCAAATGTGCTCCGATGGAAGACTACGAGATACGCGATGTACGAAATCGGCAGATAGCTCTTCCACCGCTGATATCTGTTCGTATTGACATAGTTCAGGGTCAACTGCTCCAGTTCTGTGTCGAGAATGTAGGAACCTACTCAGCCACAGACGTTGAATTTCAATTCTCAGAGCGTTTGAAATGGGAGCATGGGGAACCAAAACCCCTATCCCGTGGGATAAAAACGCTCCCACCAAAGCGACTTCTATCATTTTTCTATGGCGTCGGTGTTTGGTTGGGCACTGACAAGATCGTTCAGGACTTTTCTGTTGAAGTTTCCTACTTTCATCAAGGTGAGGGAAAACGTTTGACCGAAACATTCCATATGGATTTGCAGAGTTTGCTCGGTACTCTGCAGGAGTCCACAGCACTCGAACAACACGCAAAGAGGCTCGAAGATGCACTTGGCAAAACTACCAAAACGCTAGACCGGATAGCACATTACCTTTCAGGTATTGAGAACATTGCCAACCCGTCGGGCATGGCAATTTCTCACTCCAGTTTGCGTGGCCTCGCAGCGATCTACAACGGCGACCAAACCGGGTGGCCGCTGTACGAACCTTCTCAGTGTTCTTGGCAAGTTTTCCAGGAAGTACTGGAAATAGACACAAACCTCGCGACTAAGCTCTATCAGTTCTTCACTTGGCCCAACCAGGAACAAAAACTCAAAGCAATCGATGGCGCCAATGAGGAATTGCTGGCAAAACTGCAAAGACACTTCCGGATTTCTCCTGATGTCTTGGACTAG
- a CDS encoding Zn-dependent hydrolase, with the protein MELAKIGATPKGGVCRLTLTDLDKQGRDLVLRWAEEAGMTVTIDKIGNGFMRRAGRNNSLPPIMTGSHIDTQPTGGKFDGNYGVLAGLEVVRTLNDLCIETEAPIEVAFWTNEEGSRFVPVMMGSGVFAKAFTLEHAYAATDTEGKTVKGELERIGYIGTQEPGDHPIGAYFETHIEQGPVLEDNNKTIGVVSGVLGIRWFDCTVTGMEAHAGPTPMALRKDALLAATHIMQDVVAAAHRHPPHGRGTVGMVQVFPNSRNVIPGSVKFSIDLRNSTDVLVDKMADEVKAFAAKVAKEHRVDVKIELVSSYNAIAFHPDCVDAVGRAAKKLGYSNMPAVSGAGHDAVYMAKLAPAGMIFIPCKDGISHNEIEDAKPEHITAGCNVLLHAMLERAGVV; encoded by the coding sequence ATGGAACTGGCCAAAATTGGCGCCACGCCCAAGGGCGGCGTGTGCCGCCTGACGCTGACCGATCTGGACAAACAGGGCCGCGACCTGGTGCTGCGCTGGGCCGAGGAAGCGGGCATGACGGTCACCATCGACAAGATCGGCAACGGTTTCATGCGCCGCGCCGGGCGCAACAACAGCCTGCCGCCCATCATGACCGGCAGCCATATCGACACCCAACCCACCGGCGGCAAGTTCGACGGCAACTACGGCGTGCTGGCGGGGCTGGAAGTGGTGCGCACGCTGAACGACCTGTGCATAGAAACCGAAGCGCCGATTGAGGTGGCGTTCTGGACGAATGAAGAAGGCTCGCGTTTTGTGCCGGTGATGATGGGCTCAGGCGTGTTCGCCAAGGCCTTCACGCTGGAGCATGCCTATGCAGCGACGGACACCGAAGGCAAGACCGTCAAGGGCGAGCTGGAGCGCATTGGCTACATCGGCACCCAAGAGCCCGGCGACCACCCCATAGGCGCGTACTTCGAGACCCACATCGAACAAGGCCCGGTGCTGGAAGACAACAACAAAACCATTGGCGTGGTCAGTGGAGTGCTGGGTATCCGCTGGTTTGACTGCACCGTGACCGGCATGGAAGCCCATGCCGGCCCCACCCCCATGGCGCTGCGCAAAGACGCGCTTCTGGCCGCCACCCACATCATGCAAGACGTGGTGGCCGCCGCCCACCGCCACCCGCCCCACGGCCGAGGCACCGTGGGCATGGTGCAGGTCTTCCCCAATAGCCGCAACGTGATCCCTGGCAGTGTGAAGTTCAGCATCGACCTGCGCAACAGCACCGACGTGCTGGTGGACAAAATGGCCGACGAGGTAAAGGCCTTCGCCGCCAAAGTGGCCAAGGAACACCGCGTGGACGTCAAAATTGAACTGGTGTCCAGCTACAACGCCATCGCCTTCCACCCGGACTGCGTGGACGCCGTGGGCCGCGCCGCCAAGAAGCTGGGCTACAGCAATATGCCTGCCGTGTCAGGCGCTGGCCACGACGCCGTCTACATGGCCAAGCTGGCACCTGCCGGGATGATTTTTATCCCCTGCAAGGACGGTATCAGCCACAACGAGATTGAGGATGCGAAGCCAGAGCACATCACGGCGGGGTGCAATGTGCTGCTGCATGCGATGTTGGAGAGGGCTGGGGTGGTTTGA